One Methanomassiliicoccales archaeon genomic region harbors:
- a CDS encoding HAD hydrolase family protein produces MEFDLLDELIPGENRQFVTDGEGPITKNDNAFELCAAFIENGEKFFSVISRYDDVLSDVFHRQGYKAGDTLRLILPFLKAYGVTNQKMIEFSRSDILLVPGAKRTMRFVRELMQSFIVSTSYEHYVNAVCEAIGFPFENTYCTRVNLDSCKIDSWEENILRNYAKEIASMDVIEIPPNAKRLEDFNKKDEETIKRLDEIFWEEMTDLASYELILEVNPIGGEEKAAAILDVCRRTGIGIEDTMYVGDSITDVEAFKMVREAGGVTVSFNGNSYAVRNAEIAVLSHDTVVTSVLAETFYKGGKESVLELVENWNLEYIRKMGYVHEYLVKELIKVFPEKLPLVVKVTPENMSEIAALSSKFRKTVRGEAIGALG; encoded by the coding sequence TTGGAATTCGACCTGCTCGACGAACTAATACCTGGTGAAAACAGGCAATTCGTTACGGATGGAGAGGGGCCTATTACCAAAAATGACAACGCTTTCGAACTTTGCGCGGCTTTTATTGAAAATGGGGAGAAATTTTTCAGTGTAATCAGCAGATACGATGACGTGCTTAGTGATGTTTTTCATAGGCAGGGATACAAAGCGGGAGATACACTCCGCCTTATTCTTCCTTTTCTCAAAGCGTATGGAGTGACAAATCAGAAAATGATCGAATTTTCAAGATCCGACATATTGCTAGTACCTGGCGCAAAGCGTACGATGCGATTTGTTAGGGAGCTTATGCAGTCTTTCATTGTGAGTACAAGCTATGAACACTATGTGAATGCGGTGTGCGAGGCGATTGGATTCCCGTTTGAAAATACTTATTGCACTCGAGTTAATTTGGATTCCTGCAAGATTGACTCATGGGAAGAGAACATCTTGAGAAACTATGCTAAAGAAATCGCTTCAATGGATGTCATAGAAATTCCACCAAATGCGAAAAGACTAGAGGACTTCAACAAGAAGGATGAAGAGACAATAAAAAGGCTCGACGAGATCTTTTGGGAGGAAATGACGGATCTCGCTTCATACGAGCTTATCCTCGAAGTCAATCCAATTGGTGGAGAAGAAAAGGCCGCGGCAATTCTAGATGTATGCAGAAGGACAGGTATTGGCATCGAAGATACCATGTATGTCGGTGACAGCATAACCGATGTAGAAGCGTTTAAGATGGTAAGAGAGGCCGGTGGTGTCACGGTTTCATTCAACGGAAATTCCTATGCGGTTAGAAATGCAGAAATTGCCGTCCTATCGCACGACACCGTCGTGACCTCGGTACTTGCGGAAACTTTCTACAAAGGGGGAAAAGAATCCGTCTTAGAACTCGTTGAGAATTGGAATCTTGAGTACATCAGAAAAATGGGATATGTGCATGAATATCTGGTGAAAGAACTGATCAAGGTATTTCCGGAAAAACTTCCGCTCGTTGTTAAAGTGACTCCCGAAAATATGTCCGAGATCGCAGCACTTAGCTCGAAGTTCAGGAAAACAGTGAGAGGGGAAGCAATAGGCGCACTTGGATGA